In Nicotiana tabacum cultivar K326 chromosome 11, ASM71507v2, whole genome shotgun sequence, a single window of DNA contains:
- the LOC107769695 gene encoding large ribosomal subunit protein mL101 (rPPR4)-like translates to MASFIQKFSLKTKNIGKRATKKYLEDALYKNLFKEGGEENHVRKNLNQFLKSHKSAYKWEVGKSLKVLRQRKLYTPALKLSETMEKRGMNKTISDQAIHLDLVAKSKGIEAAETYFSNLPEASKNLVTYSALLNCYCKELMTEKAEALIEKMKELNLGLSSMPYNSLMTLYTKTGHPEKIPAIIQEMKAYDVMPDSYTYNVWMRALSSMNDISGVERVIDEMKRDGRVADDWTTYSNLASIYADAGLTDKAVKALKELEKKNACRNVTAYQFLITLYGRVGNLLEVYRVWHSLRLAFPRTANISYLNMIQVLVNLNDLPGAEKCFKEWESGCPTYDIRVANVLIGAYTKQGSLEKAEKLKEWARRSGAKPNAKTWEIFGDYYLQNGDIKSAVDCVDKAISTGRGDGGKWVPSSAIVRKFMSHFEQNKDVDGAEHFTEILKKAKDELGVDIFESLIRTYVASGKTSPIMRRRIKMENIELSEEGKRLLDSISVE, encoded by the exons CGTCATTTATTCAGAAGTTCTCGTTGAAAACGAAGAACATTGGGAAAAGGGCTACAAAGAAGTACTTAGAAGATGCACTTTACAAGAATCTGTTCAAGGAAGGAGGCGAAGAGAACCACGTTAGGAAAAATCTGAATCAATTCTTGAAATCCCACAAAAGTGCTTACAAATGGGAAGTTGGAAAATCCCTCAAAGTCTTACGCCAACGCAAGCTTTACACCCCAGCACTCAAG TTATCAGAAACAATGGAAAAAAGGGGCATGAACAAGACTATTAGTGATCAAGCTATACATCTGGATCTTGTTGCCAAGAGTAAAGGGATTGAAGCAGCGGAGACTTATTTTTCGAATCTCCCAGAGGCATCGAAAAATCTTGTCACCTATTCTGCTCTTCTGAATTGCTACTGCAAGGAATTAATGACTGAAAAAGCTGAGGCGCTGATAGAGAAAATGAAAGAACTTAACTTAGGTTTAAGCTCCATGCCTTATAACAGCTTGATGACTCTTTACACAAAAACTGGGCATCCAGAAAAAATTCCAGCCATTATTCAAGAAATGAAGGCCTATGATGTAATGCCAGATTCTTACACCTACAACGTTTGGATGAGGGCTCTTTCTTCTATGAATGATATTTCTGGGGTCGAGAGGGTTATTGATGAAATGAAGAGAGATGGTCGTGTAGCTGATGATTGGACTACATATAGCAATTTGGCATCAATTTATGCAGATGCTGGCTTAACCGATAAAGCAGTGAAGGCACTCAAGGAACTGGAGAAGAAAAATGCATGCCGCAATGTTACTGCATACCAGTTTCTGATCACATTGTATGGTCGTGTTGGAAATTTGTTGGAAGTATATCGTGTATGGCATTCTTTGAGGCTTGCTTTTCCCAGAACGGCAAACATAAGCTATCTTAACATGATTCAAGTTTTGGTTAACTTGAATGACTTACCGGGTGCTGAGAAATGCTTCAAGGAATGGGAGTCTGGATGCCCAACTTATGACATACGTGTAGCAAATGTTCTTATAGGAGCTTACACTAAACAAGGCTCTTTGGAGAAAGCTGAAAAGCTCAAGGAATGGGCCCGAAGGAGTGGAGCTAAGCCTAATGCTAAGACATGGGAGATTTTCGGGGATTATTATCTGCAAAATGGTGATATCAAATCAGCAGTTGATTGTGTTGACAAGGCAATTTCAACTGGTAGAGGTGATGGTGGCAAGTGGGTTCCATCATCTGCTATCGTTAGAAAATTCATGAGTCATTTTGAACAAAATAAAGATGTCGATGGTGCAGAAcattttactgaaattttgaagaaggcTAAGGATGAGTTGGGGGTTGACATATTTGAATCTTTGATAAGAACTTATGTAGCTTCTGGAAAAACAAGTCCTATCATGCGTCGCCGGATTAAAATGGAGAATATAGAGCTGAGCGAAGAAGGTAAAAGATTATTGGACTCCATCTCTGTGGAGTGA